One Defluviitoga tunisiensis genomic window carries:
- a CDS encoding heavy metal translocating P-type ATPase — protein MKKKELILEGLSCANCAVKIEEEIKKLEGANDVSINFVTKTLKVNVDDENKLKEIEKIVKEIEPDVKVYDKDKIQKSFQKKNELDDHENKFNKRDEISRLLYSLTIFIIAILVKEPFGLKLSLFIVSYIISGWKVLYRSFINIKKGLIFDENFLMSIATIGAFSIGQFAEAVGVMIFYEIGELLQALAVDNSRRSIKSLLEIRPDYANLLDDGRTYKVAPQEVSVGQLILVKPGERIPLDGVVIRGSTMVDTSALTGEPVPKTIKEGDEVLSGFVNLNGSITVKVEKEYSQSTYSKILEIVETTASKKARTEKIISKFARYYTPIVVFSAIALAILPPLVFGGPFKQWLYRALVFLVISCPCALVLSIPLGYFAGIGKLSKKGVLVKGGNYLETLKNLDTIIFDKTGTLTEGVFEVTEVKAYNGINNNELLKIAAYAESHSNHPIATSIKEYYNDNIDEKLIQEYQEIVGKGVRAKINGETVLVGNMDFMLENGVDIPTIEPNGTIVYVGINNIFAGYIKISDKIRPQTKDTINKLKELGIKKTVLLTGDNEETAKRVALELGVDEYYANLLPEDKVTLLERYLSDKPSVAFVGDGINDAPVLARSDVGIAMGGLGSDAAIEAADVVIMEDDISRIIDAINVSRKTINIIWQNIIFILAVKILFLILGALGLANMWGAVFADVGVSLLAVFNCMRILK, from the coding sequence ATGAAAAAGAAAGAATTGATCTTAGAAGGCCTTAGTTGTGCTAATTGTGCAGTAAAGATTGAAGAAGAAATAAAAAAATTAGAAGGCGCTAACGATGTTAGTATAAATTTTGTTACTAAAACGTTGAAAGTTAATGTTGATGATGAAAACAAGCTTAAAGAGATAGAAAAAATAGTTAAAGAGATTGAGCCAGATGTTAAAGTGTATGATAAAGACAAAATTCAAAAAAGTTTCCAAAAAAAGAATGAACTAGATGATCATGAAAATAAATTTAATAAAAGGGATGAAATTTCAAGGTTGTTGTATAGTTTAACAATTTTTATAATTGCTATACTAGTTAAAGAACCTTTTGGTTTAAAATTGTCTTTGTTTATTGTTTCTTATATTATTTCCGGATGGAAGGTACTATATCGTTCGTTTATCAACATAAAAAAAGGCTTGATTTTTGATGAAAATTTTCTTATGAGTATTGCGACAATTGGGGCATTCTCGATTGGACAATTTGCGGAAGCAGTAGGAGTTATGATTTTTTATGAGATTGGAGAGTTGCTACAAGCTCTTGCTGTGGATAATTCAAGACGATCAATAAAATCATTGCTTGAGATAAGACCAGACTATGCAAATCTTTTAGATGATGGGAGAACTTATAAAGTTGCACCACAAGAGGTCAGTGTAGGACAATTAATTTTGGTTAAGCCCGGAGAAAGAATTCCACTAGACGGGGTAGTAATAAGAGGATCTACAATGGTAGATACTTCAGCCCTAACTGGTGAACCTGTTCCAAAGACAATTAAAGAAGGCGATGAGGTATTAAGTGGATTTGTGAATCTTAATGGTTCAATTACCGTAAAAGTTGAGAAAGAATACAGTCAGTCTACTTACTCTAAGATATTAGAGATAGTTGAAACTACAGCAAGTAAGAAAGCAAGAACAGAAAAGATTATCTCAAAATTTGCAAGGTATTATACACCAATTGTTGTATTTTCTGCAATTGCTTTAGCTATTCTTCCACCATTAGTATTCGGAGGACCGTTTAAACAATGGTTGTATAGGGCTTTAGTTTTTCTTGTTATTTCGTGTCCCTGTGCTTTAGTGTTGTCAATTCCATTAGGGTACTTTGCTGGGATTGGTAAGCTATCTAAAAAAGGAGTGCTTGTTAAAGGTGGAAACTATCTTGAAACATTAAAAAATCTAGATACAATTATTTTTGATAAAACTGGGACTCTCACCGAAGGTGTATTCGAGGTTACAGAAGTTAAGGCGTATAATGGTATAAATAATAATGAACTTTTGAAGATAGCAGCCTATGCGGAAAGCCATTCCAATCATCCAATTGCAACATCAATCAAGGAATATTATAACGATAATATAGATGAAAAGTTAATACAGGAATATCAAGAGATAGTTGGAAAAGGGGTTAGGGCTAAAATAAATGGTGAGACAGTATTAGTTGGTAATATGGATTTTATGCTGGAAAATGGTGTTGATATCCCTACAATAGAACCAAACGGTACTATTGTATATGTTGGTATTAATAATATTTTTGCGGGATATATTAAGATATCAGATAAAATTAGACCACAAACAAAGGATACCATCAATAAGTTGAAAGAGTTAGGAATTAAAAAGACCGTGTTGTTGACGGGCGATAATGAAGAAACAGCAAAAAGGGTAGCATTAGAGCTTGGTGTGGATGAATACTATGCGAATTTACTTCCAGAAGATAAAGTAACTCTTTTAGAAAGGTATTTAAGCGATAAACCTTCTGTTGCTTTTGTTGGAGATGGAATTAATGATGCCCCCGTTCTTGCACGATCAGATGTTGGAATTGCAATGGGAGGATTAGGTTCTGATGCAGCTATAGAAGCAGCAGATGTAGTTATTATGGAAGATGATATTTCTAGAATAATCGATGCTATAAATGTTTCACGAAAAACTATTAACATTATATGGCAAAATATAATATTTATTTTAGCGGTAAAGATTTTATTTCTTATCTTAGGAGCTTTAGGATTGGCAAATATGTGGGGAGCAGTATTTGCAGATGTTGGGGTATCTCTATTGGCTGTGTTTAATTGTATGAGGATTTTAAAATAA
- a CDS encoding carbohydrate kinase family protein yields the protein MISIDVIGDIFLDIYIIQEQGEDIHKSEIYMFPGGSRLIIAIGLAKRGYNVRLIGNVGNDFVGDYLIKILTRYGVDVDYVQRMDMRTPLFVNINEKPIAIDRQLLDCDVLLPNNKSDYLFITTEISEEVINRDLFSYYKKVFFDIGPRSKIISNNHKKYNNVLYIGNEKECKELPFTCDVIKLGVNHPPPIEVGACRNTSSVD from the coding sequence ATGATCAGTATAGATGTTATAGGTGACATTTTTTTAGATATCTACATTATTCAAGAACAAGGAGAAGATATTCATAAATCTGAGATATACATGTTTCCTGGTGGTTCTAGGCTTATTATTGCGATAGGTTTAGCCAAACGAGGTTATAACGTTAGATTGATTGGTAATGTCGGTAACGATTTTGTAGGAGATTATCTTATTAAAATATTGACGAGGTATGGTGTAGATGTTGATTATGTTCAAAGAATGGATATGCGCACACCTTTATTTGTTAATATTAATGAAAAGCCTATAGCGATTGATAGACAGCTGCTTGATTGTGATGTATTGCTTCCTAATAATAAATCAGACTATTTGTTCATTACTACTGAGATAAGTGAAGAGGTTATTAATAGAGATCTGTTTTCATATTACAAAAAGGTGTTCTTTGATATTGGACCAAGGTCAAAAATTATCTCTAATAATCATAAAAAATATAATAATGTTCTTTACATCGGAAACGAAAAAGAATGTAAAGAACTTCCATTTACTTGTGATGTTATAAAACTAGGAGTCAACCACCCACCGCCTATAGAGGTGGGGGCTTGTAGAAATACAAGCTCGGTTGATTAG
- a CDS encoding RrF2 family transcriptional regulator gives MSLTIKSCYALRGLYELYKLQNIQSQNEEKNYVSIFNISENTEIPNEFLAKIFSELKRAGIVDSGRGKFGGFNLTKNPEDVKLSEIVEALEVPLNSYDCVTKGTCTNQDACPADFVWKRVQKAIFDELSKITLKDIIEYGEQKGNVSPI, from the coding sequence ATGTCGCTAACAATAAAAAGTTGTTATGCCCTAAGAGGATTATACGAGTTATATAAATTACAAAATATACAAAGTCAAAATGAAGAAAAAAATTATGTATCAATATTTAATATTTCTGAAAATACAGAAATACCTAATGAATTTTTAGCCAAAATATTTTCCGAATTAAAAAGAGCAGGTATTGTAGACTCAGGTAGAGGCAAATTTGGAGGATTCAACTTAACAAAAAATCCTGAGGATGTAAAGCTATCAGAAATAGTTGAGGCATTAGAAGTGCCTTTAAATTCTTATGATTGTGTTACAAAAGGAACATGTACAAATCAAGATGCTTGTCCCGCTGACTTTGTATGGAAAAGAGTACAAAAGGCTATTTTTGATGAATTATCCAAAATTACCTTAAAAGATATAATCGAATACGGAGAGCAAAAAGGCAACGTTTCTCCTATATAA